GGTCTGCGACGACCTTCGACCCGATCAGGCCGGTGGCACCGAAAACTGTGATCTTCATGGTCTGACTCCTATCGGCAGTGGCGTGGCCTGTGTCCACTGTGGCACCGCCGAGGCGCGGGCGAACCCCTGAGAATTCGTGGTCTGACGCCGGACACGCACCGGGTTCCCCCCGAAACGCCGAACCCCGGCGCACCGGTGCGCCGGGGTTCGGGTGAACTGCTTTCGAGTCGGGCTTGGCCGCCCGGGTTTTCAGCCCTTGCGAGCCTTGACGGCCTCGGTGAGCTGCGGGCTGACCTTGAACAGGTCGCCGACGATGCCGAGGTCGGCGATCTCGAAGATCGGGGCCTCTTCGTCCTTGTTGACCGCGACGATCGTCTTCGAGGTCTGCATGCCGGCTCGGTGCTGGATCGCGCCGGAGATGCCGAGGGCGATGTACAGCTGCGGCGAGACGGTCTTGCCGGTCTGACCCACCTGGAACTGGCCCGGGTAGTAGCCCGAGTCGACCGCGGCACGGGAGGCACCGACGGCGCCGCCGAGCGAGTCGGCAAGCTCCTCGACGATCTTGAAGTTCTCGGCGCTGCCGACACCACGGCCACCGGCGACCACGACGGTGGCCTCGGTGAGCTCCGGACGGTCACCGGCGACGGCAGGCTCCCGCTTGATGATCCTGGTGGCGTTCTCGGCCTGGGCCGGGACCTCGACGTTGACGATCTCACCCGCACCGTCGGCCGGGACGGCCTCGACCGAGCCAGGACGGACCGTGATCACCGGGGTCTCGCTGGTGACCTGCGCGTCGACGGTGAAGGCACCGCCGAAGATGCTGTGCACACCGACGCCGCCTTCCTTGATCTCGATGACGTCGACCAGCAGGCCGGAGCCGATACGCGCGGCCAACCGGCCGGCGATCTCCTTGCCGTCGGCGTTGGCGGCGATGATCACACCGGCGGGGGCGACCGACTCGGCGAGTCCGGCGAGGACGTCGACGTACGGGGTGATCAGGTAGTTCTCGACGTCGTCGGACTCGGCGACGTAGATCTTGGCGGCGCCGGCGGCCTTGAGGCCGTCGGCGAGGCCTGCCGCCGTGCCGGGCTTGCCCACCACGACGGCGGAGGGCTCACCCAGCACGCGGGCGGCGGTCAACAGTTCGGCGCTGACTTTCTTCAGCGCACCATCGGCGTGCTCGACGAGCACAAGTACTTCAGCCATGGGTTCTCGCTATGTCTTTCGCGTCTTGGGAATCGATCGGGATGCGGATTGCGCTGCCAGGTCGGCTCTAGATGAGCTTCTGGGCAACCAGGTACTCGGCGATCTTGGTTCCGCCGTCGCCTTCGTCGGTGACCTTCTCGCCGGCCGTCTTCGGCGGCTTGGGGGTCGACGACAGCACCTTGGAGCCCGCGTTCGCAACGCCGACCTCGTCGGGCTCGACACCGATCTCGGCGAGCGAGAGCACGGTGACTTCCTTCTTCTTCGCGGCCATGATGCCCTTGAAGGAGGGGAAGCGCGGTTCGTTGATCTTCTCGTTGACGCTGACCACGGCAGGCAGCGTCGCCTCGAGGGTGAACACACCCTCGTCGGTCTCGCGCTCGGCGGTGACCTTGCCGTTCTCCACGTTCAGCTTGCGCACGTGGGTGAGCTGGGGCAGGCCCAGGTACTCGGCGATGACCGCGGGAACCGCACCGCCGACGCCGTCGGTGGCCTCGTTGCCCGCGATGACCAGATCGGTGCCCTCGATGGTGCCGAGTGCGCGGGCCAGCGTCCAGGCGGTCTGGATGAGATCGGAACCGTGCAGGCCGTCGTCCTTGACGTGCACAGCCTTGTCGGCGCCCATGGACAGGGCCTTGCGGATCGCCTCGGTGGCGCGCTCGGGACCGGCGGTCAGTAGGGTGACCGTGCTGTCGCCACCCTCCCGCTCCTTGATCAGCAGTGCCTCTTCGACGGCACGCTCGTTGATCTCGTCCAGCACGGCGTCCG
This region of Mycolicibacterium goodii genomic DNA includes:
- a CDS encoding electron transfer flavoprotein subunit alpha/FixB family protein, with translation MAEVLVLVEHADGALKKVSAELLTAARVLGEPSAVVVGKPGTAAGLADGLKAAGAAKIYVAESDDVENYLITPYVDVLAGLAESVAPAGVIIAANADGKEIAGRLAARIGSGLLVDVIEIKEGGVGVHSIFGGAFTVDAQVTSETPVITVRPGSVEAVPADGAGEIVNVEVPAQAENATRIIKREPAVAGDRPELTEATVVVAGGRGVGSAENFKIVEELADSLGGAVGASRAAVDSGYYPGQFQVGQTGKTVSPQLYIALGISGAIQHRAGMQTSKTIVAVNKDEEAPIFEIADLGIVGDLFKVSPQLTEAVKARKG
- a CDS encoding electron transfer flavoprotein subunit beta/FixA family protein, giving the protein MTNIVVLIKQVPDTWSERKLSDGDFTLDREAADAVLDEINERAVEEALLIKEREGGDSTVTLLTAGPERATEAIRKALSMGADKAVHVKDDGLHGSDLIQTAWTLARALGTIEGTDLVIAGNEATDGVGGAVPAVIAEYLGLPQLTHVRKLNVENGKVTAERETDEGVFTLEATLPAVVSVNEKINEPRFPSFKGIMAAKKKEVTVLSLAEIGVEPDEVGVANAGSKVLSSTPKPPKTAGEKVTDEGDGGTKIAEYLVAQKLI